The sequence TGCtattaaagggtcagttcacccaaaaatgaaaataatgtcatattaCTCGcgatcatgtcgttccacacccgtaagaccttcgttcatcttcagaacacaaattaagatatttttgataaaatccgatgaaggcctgcatagccaacaatgacatttcctctctcaagatccattaatgtactcaaaacatatttaaatcagttcatgtgagtacagtggttcaatattaatattataaagcaacgagaatatttatggtgcgccaaaaaacaaaataatgacttatttagtgatggctgatttcaaaacactgcttcaggaagcttcagagcgttatgaatcttgtgtgtcgaatcagcggttcggagcgccaaagtcacgtgacttcagcagtttggctgtttgacacgcgatccgaatcatgattcggttATCGCTCCGCTAAAGATCCACTAATTCCATTAATTCGCCCTGTGTTTTCCTGCTCGTTCACTCAGTCTGTCCATgctcagaagagtgtgtggagATGACAGTTCCAGAAGTTCGTCCCATTGACAGGCAGATGCACTATAATCCACAGACAGACAATGGTTGGGCAGCTGAATTAGTAATTTGATAGTTTCATGTTCCTGGAAGAcaatctgaatttgtgtctaATCAAATTATTTTACCAGATATTATATAATATGAAAAACACCAAATTTGCTGTTGTTAGCACACTTGGTAGACAAAAAACAATGATTTCACAAAAAGAAGAAAGGCATAGCTAAGGGAGGCTGCTAAATACCGTTCATCATATTGCAAACATTGAATTAGTACTTCAGCACGCCAGCAGCCCTTACGAAAATTAACAATGGCTTTACTacgaataaaaaataaatgaaaaatggttattgtagttattccatggtaaccacaaattaattataattcTGCTACAAAAACCacaggtgcagtatgtaatattttctgtcagcTAGAGGTCGCtacccagctaaccaaaatacgtgactgttacatcgtgtgttagctgggtagAAGCCTagcaagtttgagcgcggaatcttgggacatgtcgTCTCCaactcaacggacggtgcaaaagaatagggataggagttgggaagaaatcatgttcatggatgcgattattaacgttactgtagtgtgaagcagagcaggagcgagtgttgtggagctgaacgaggagctggagcaattgatcaacacacgcctcacgagcagcgggacttttattatgacacagtcgccggcgccgcttccacttttccggtcatgagtatgaggaaacacagctctgtttatcatattagataaatctgagtgtgttgaaaatgatgttataacgttaggCTACTCTGTgagttcgctcggcggctgctgtgagacactgttacacactgcagtaagatagatccattttacaatatcagattaaatgctggatgattgtgttgataaatgacatgcaattaattttaaaacgtattgtatgatggagaaaacgctgtattactgttaataaaaataaagctgcatctgattatgctatgttagctacttcacaaaatactATAAAACTACTATAATAAAACCATGTTTAATTTTCGTAAGGGAGGTGGGCTAATATAATCATGTGGAACTCAGGCAGCCACTCCTGTAAAGAATATTTCCCGTTACAATCTATTCTTAGTTGATATAGTAATctgtaacaaaaaatatatataatattatatattataatatactgTAGGGAGTGAAATTAAgggtataaaataatgttctaaaggccggaacacaccaagccgacggtcggccgtcgggcagtttttcttcgtcggccgactaagtttcctcggtgtgttctgcaccgtcggctgaagttggtcctcgtcggctttgtttcggccgattcgaaatgttgaatcggcgttggaccTCGTCGGGCCGTCGGGCcatatgatcattctgattggctgttcagctagcgaaccagtgcatgagaaaagaaaaacggaAGTGACGAAGCAAGTAAACGACGAAGTCAAGAGGGAACACACATTGTTTACCTTAGGTACGTGAAAGACATGGCTATCTGGAACGAGGCAAGTGAAGACGAATTGATCAACATGATCCAGGAAAGGCCGGGTTTGTATGACATTACGGAAAAATGTTATGTCAACCGTGTGCTGAAAGCTGAACTGTGGCGTGAGATCGAAAATAAACTCGTCATATCAGGTAAGATTTCCTTTTTGGCAATTGAGAAAGCTTGTTTGTAATTGTTCAATAGTCCATAGTAAAACTAATATAACCAttttagtgttttgtgtgtaccaaactaagtttgtttatggaaacagacagtaattaatatgtgctgtgctagcatctcatatttcataataatattaaagttaatcaaattgttaataatataattaacaatacagcaaaaagtaacatttgttggcataacaaatactcattaaagtgacaaaataaGCAGCCATAACACTTAATGCTTACAAAATTTTACTTTGTCCCTCAGAAAAAGAGCTCAAGAAGCGGTGGGATTCATTGCGAACCCAATACATGCGTTATAAGAAACAAGGACCCTCAGGAAGTTCTGGAGCTCAGAAGactggcaggcagcaatggatcCTGAACCGCCTGCAGTTTCTAGAGCCTCACACAAAAAGGAAGGAGAGCACTTCAAATCTAATGATcatggtaaataaacaaatatatttatatttatttatttatttattgtttaatttcagaataaaataaacattttgctttttgtaAGATGGCAAGTGCTTCTTTAAAAGAGTCTATTCACAAGTAACTCCGCATATTAAGTCAAGCCATTACATTAACTTGTCACATTTGTATCTTATGTTTTTAAGGAACCTGCGGCTGATAGTGATTCCTGTTCACCCTCAGATGGTACCAACAGTGACACCTGGACTGGCACCCATGAAGACCCCAGCTTCAGTGATGCTGACCTACGGTCAAGTACACCCTTGGCTGAATCCACCATCTGTGGAACTGAGTCCACAGCCATGAGAAAGGACCATTTGCAAAGCTCCAACATAAAACCAAAGCCTCCAGGGAAGCGCAGGAAGATGCAAGACGAATCCTCCAGCGAGGAATCCACAAACTTGATGCGCACCATCGGCAAAACTCTGGAAAAGTTGGCATCACAGGAAAACACCAATGATGCCATCTCagcttactgcaaaaatcttgaaCACAGAATGCGGAATTTGCCACCACATCTACTGCCACATTTCCAGCATGAGGTTGAtaattgcattttcaaatattcagtGGGCCACAACCATGCACTGGATGCATCTTCCAATCAGTATAcacacttgtaattttttatgtagcaaaattgtaaacagatattgtagcatttagtaaatatgtcacgCTTAGTTGTACGTTATATTAGAGTACTTATGCAAAGTTTatatttctgtacattttatttattttaaataccaactgttgatatttttctgtaaattaccttaatgctatttttgcacatttgaaaataaaacactgactttGTGTAAAGGTACTTCACtgttctttatgtaaaaaaaaaatcacaaaacacaatgatgtaaaaatataaactttattttgcaaattcacaccattgttataaaacataaaccAAGGTCAAGGGGGAAAGAAACAAGTTTGCTACATGCTTATATTTTGCCCCACTGAAAGGGCACTGCACCGGTGTCCGAATTAAAGTACTGGCACAGTTTATCCCTGAGCTGTTTGGCGTGTGTTGTACTGTTGGTTGTGCGTGGCAGAGAGGCCTGCTGTAGGCCAGGGTCTTCTCTCCATCTTCCAGGGACAGTGTCATGATCTTGTTCTTCCTGGTCGATTCCTGCCATGTACACTTCACAGCACTCTTTGCGCAGAAAGTTGTGCAGAGCacagcaagacaaaacaatgtccTCCACTTTGGCAGTGCTTTGAATATTAATGGTGGTTAGTAGGACGCGAAAACGATTTGCCAGGAtgccaaatgcattttcaaccaCCCTTCGAGCTCGCGAAAGTCTGTAATTGAATATGCGTTGCTCTACAGACAGCTTGCGGTTCGGGTATGGCTTCATGAGGTATTCCTTTAAGGGGAATGCCTCATCAGCCACAATGCAGTAAGGGGCCAGCTGGTCTGATTCAGGAAGTGGTGCAGGTGCAGGAATGTTGGATGTTCTTTTCTCCAAGGCATCCTGCAATGAGCATCCCCAAACACTCCACCATCTGAAATGCGCCCGTTGCAGCCCACATCAACATACAGAAATCTGTAGTTGCTGTCTACCAGTGCCATAAGCACTATTGAGAATGTATGCTTGTAGTTGAAGAATTTAGATCCAGATCCTGGAGGGGGACGAATGTTAATGTGCTTTCCATCCAGAGCACCCAGGCAATTTGGGAAATGCCACTGATTCTGGAATCCAACGGCTACTTGCTGCCACTCTTCCACTGTGTCTGGGcactaaaaaacaatataattaaaagaaattagtttaaCTCGTCAGACCATTAATAACTCAGTGATTTTGACATTCTTGAATTAACCCTGCAAAGCCCACTTctgcagaattacaacatcactttcaaaaatttaaaaaaatgcctgcaaatgtttttttctctcaagatcacatttacatagttaatgggttctattgttcGTCCTCACAATGCTATTGGGTTGAAGAAGTGTTTATAGGTCAGCATTAGGCTCTTTATGTTTTGGATTTTGAGGGGAGATGCCTGTTGCATTGTTCAGGGACAGGTATGAATGGTCTTGAATATGAACCTGTAAGTGCTCTGGGGGGATGAATGTGTTCTTTTAGTATGATAAGTAGAGAGCATAATAGGCCAGCCAGActgtattgtttgaatgtagtagtggaattttatttgcattgaaattataatttgatggataatacttagatctctgccctcgacacatggtctaccatcctgtctattctttcagtttatctacTACAATATAAGACCCTAAAATTacccttattaaaatgtaaaaaaactgaaaaatctttaatttctacatcagaggcctcctaaaacaatatctgagagatcaaaaaaattgctcatttttgggctaaaacaaaaaacattaaacagataCATGTATACCTTTAGGTATTTCTCTTTTAAGACTTGGTAGATTGCTGCACAGGTTTCAGGAACAAATTGCTGAATTGTGGACATTCCCACCCGGAATTGGTAAGAAAGGCTCTTGAAGCTTTCTCCTGCAAAgattacaaacacataactccactattaattttccacaccttttacagagtcaaatctaacacttttaatgcatttgtactacactacattaaagcaaatattttttttatcagttattaaagacattgtgctacaaacaaccataataatgttttatacattgtgtctttttaaagtaggctacaactggatacaaaataataaaattcttttcacttttataatgcttcataatacaccaaaataaacacaactgaaaaggtgttttaatgaaatgttcaaacaaCGAATAACCTTACCTGTTGCCAAGAACCGTAGTGTAATCATCAGACGTTCCCCCACGGAGATACAATCCCGGTAGTTCGTGTTTGTTCTCTGTATGATTGGACTAATAAGTTCTTTTAACATGTGAAATTGAGTGGGAAAAAGCCGAGCGAAATTTTTTAAAACCACAAGTTTCTTCTGTAACTCGAGCTCTCGACACAGGTTCGGGAAAGCACCTTGGGCCTGTCTCTGGAGTATCCATGGTTTCACCCATTTAGTGCGCTTTCTCCGTATTTTTCTCATCCGcttcttcttttcctcttccaCAAGCAAAAGACCAAGGGCTGACAAAGCCAGTGCCATTTGCAACGTGTCggacatttttgaaataacacGAATCCGTATGTGATGAGCGAGAACTGGTTTTTCATGCacctttgtttatgttttgtatccCTGTAGCTCTTCCGGTCTCCCTAGCAACGAACCATAGCAACGAACACaaactactgccacctgctggcatggaaaggcatttcatctcacgcaggcgcagaacggacgtgctatttggccgtcggctgtcgaacgtcggcttggtgtgtcagggcaactttggacccagacgctgccgacgccagccgacgccagccgaccccgcagtctgctttcgtcgccactagttcgtcgccgtcggcttggtgtgttccggccttaaTACCTTGTATAGATCTGGGTTATAATATCGCGAGAACAGCGCCCCGCGATTTGGATCGCGGTAGAGgacaaactgtgtgtgtgtgtgtgtgtgtgtgtgtgtgtgtgtgtgtgtgtgtgtgtgtgtgtgtgtgcgcttgtttttgtgacatatcaagacacaaatgtgtataatgacataggtattacaaggagaggttGATTATGAGGACATTATGTCCCCACTTTCCAAAAgacttataaatcatacagaatgagattttgtgagaaagtaaaagtgtgcacagtttcctgtaatgggtaggtttagggtagaGGTAGTGTAGGGGAATAGaaaatatggtttgtacagtataaaaaccattacacctATGGAATGCTTTAATTACCTGTTTGCCATTTggataataatttggaacagattttatagatttattttttatttaaaatgttttgttttaattagcTATTTTTAAGATGATATTGCGTAAGAGTCCACTCAGAAGAGTTAAGGTTATACTGTTATCAGAAGATGTTTAATTAGAGCTCACATCAAGTTTTTAGTTTCACTTTCTGCAGTGAATAATTGACTGAGATTTGAGACATAAAATCAAGTAAactactttaaaaaatatttatttattattaataacttattaataatatttttaagcaAAATAATACCCCCCAAAATCGTTTGTCCCGGCGCCGGGACTGGCATAGACCACAACGAAAATGTTACTTGAAAACCCCGTTAGCCAGTCCAGTTCACAACAACAACCATAAACTCTAGcagagaaaataaaacaaaaatacaagagAAACCGCGATCAACTAAACCTGCAACACAGCTATGATGAACCACGGACTAATATCTGAGATCAAACAAGGACGGGTGTGACCAGAAGCGCTACCAGGCAGCACAATGTTTACATACTCACATATCCGTGCACAAACAACACGCTTCCATGCAAAAGATCAGACCCTTTGTTTTAGGTGTCTGCTTAAAAAcccggtcccactttatattaagtggccttaattACTATgttcttacatttaaattaatcatttgatacaatgcacttattgtgtacatacatgtttttacattgtgcttatattttaaaaacacctgcatgtaattacatctgtaattaatttctgtaattacatttataattacactgttgacccatcattTACACCTTAACCCAACCTTAAACCTAGCCATTCcacaaagctttccctaaccttacccatatcccacctcaatagcagcaaaagtgttttgcaattcaatatgaacccaataagtacattgtacatATTTTTTGATCTAAGTACATAgcagttaaggccacctaatataaagtgggaccaaaaacCCTCTAACTCCTGCCTGGCCACGGCCATCACTAACTAGTCGTCACCTCACCGGCTACATTCTTCCCCCCAAGAATTCATTGGCGACCCACCGATGCACccacaaaaacaaatgaaaaaaaaaaagagtatcaAATCCGTTTCCGGTACTACAATTCCTCTCCAACTACTAGTCTAAATGCAGCCAGTCTATATGAGCTTCTGTGAAACCCTGGTCATTTACTCTGTTAGCGTCTGTTACGATGGGTGACcttttctctcactctctcctGTACTTTATACGTTGCCTGAAGCCTCCTTTAATGTTCTACAATCCAACAATCCACTGTTCAGGCATCTCTGCAGTCTCTTCCAACTGATTATTTAACAGAAAATCAACTAGTAATTTGGGTTCACATCCAAACATTGAAAAACTATGGAGTCATACCAGTAGAATAGTGCACTGTGGTGTTGTAAAGAACCACCCGTCAGCCCAAAAAAGGATTCAGATGACCTGGGCGAAGGTATAATGCATGTATGTCTTTTATCGCccctgtgaagttcacttaattttagaatttagtttcaattttactttagctgctcatttaatctgactccaatttcaaataatTAAGACTCggattcctcgtctgggatcatgtagagctctttgaagctgcactgaaactgacatttggaccttcaacccgttgaaccccagtgaagtccactatatggagaaaaatcctggaatgttttcctcaaaaaccttaatttcttttggagtgaagaaagaaagacatgaacatcttggatgacatgggggtgagtaaatgatcaggaacaTTTTAACTTGAAAGTTACGGAagagtacggaagaggattagggccaagtaataatacaaaataaaaccatctcgagattaaagtagtgaaattttgagaaaaaacttgttaaattacgacttttttctcgtaatttaatgagtttgttctcaacattttatcttgacattttttcttgaaatttaacaattttttctcgtaatttaacaagtttattctcaacattttatttcaacttttttctcgagatggttttattttttctaattgcttggccctaatcctcttccgtagtaagTGGACTAATCAACTATAATAAACTTTAATGTGCTTTTCTCCTGTGTGTTTCTCAGAGTTTATGATTTTGCCTTTGGTGCCTCATCTGAAATCTCTCCTCTACAAACACTGTGACAGTATTTTgataaaacataacatacatCATTGCCATTGTTTATTGATTTCTTGCTGTCAGTAGCACTTGTATAGCTTTTAATTTTACCTTTCTCATATTAGAAtggattaaataataaatattggtAGGCCTATGtataattttagtattttattttgtattcttTTTAAACAGTGCTTAATTATTTActcaaaaaagtatttttgttttaattgcaGAACAAACGTggcaaaatgtattaatttgatttaattattGGCCATACAAgccaattttaattttattatattttattttggtcataccagaatcagctttatttcaagCTTTCATATGGTATCAGTGAATGTGCACGGATAAACGAGGGCGGAGATCAGAGAAGGAAGACGGACTGAAACTTTAGAAACACGCTTCCTCGTGTTAGTCATTCTGAACGATGATGGATGCAAAAGGAGAAAAAAGGTAagaagcttattattattattttaaaaactaccTATGTTTTATTTAGTTTCTAAAATGAAATCTTTGCATGACATGCCAGTGATAAAAAGAGGTGTCcatcatataattaaataattttcctCAACCAGAAAAAGGTTTATGAAAGTCCGTGTGTCTAATAAGGAGAACTTGAAAAGCTGTGGGTTCCTGTTAATCCTTCATTTAATGGAAGAATTTAAGAAAGAGCCAAACAAAGCCAAACTAAGATCTCATTTCAATGAGGTATGTACACATACatgtttatgaaggctataaTGTATTTGCCAGATAGCAATCGCTCTGACATTTCTTACGTGACAAAAAGCTAAATTatactgtttataatattttctaataattaATCTTGCTTTTTAAACTTTggtttttttcaagattctccACAGCATCTTCTTTTTAGGGATCATTCATGAGGACAGTCTTACTCCTGAAGACATTTTATCTGAAAAAACAGCTAAGAGTATAAGAAATGAATTTCCAGAACCCTTTACGAAATACAAGACTCACCTACCCAAGCGGACACCTTTCTCAATATTGTTAGACATAGTAAGAAAACATATTAGGATGTGAATATATTCTGTCTTTTTGTTGTAAAATAGtagttatttatatttattcctCAAAAAAATAGGTTTACTCCAACTATCActgcaaatatattttttgttaaatattattcttattttacTGCTTTTAGATGCAGCGTAAATATGGCAGAAAAGAGAAAGTAATGGAGGAGCTTTGCAGTCTAATGGAAAAGCTGAAATTTCCTGTTCCTATAGACAGACCAGCAAACAAAAACCAGCGCTACTACACACTGGAATCCACCGTCATTTGCGTGTGCTCCAACAGTCAACGCACAGATGAATATTTTGGTGCTTCTCTGGGTTGTAATGGTGAAAAGGCCAAAAAAATTATGATAAACTCCTCGTGTTTAAATACATGGCATGAGTATGTATCATATGCAGTAATGTCATTCAGACATCTACCAGAGGGGGACAGTTTACAATTTCATGAGTCAATGCAATGTCAGGCATACATCAGGGATTGGAAAACCAACACTTATAAAGAAAAACAACCATGTTGGACCTGTAACAGGCTTTTCAGTCTACCAGACTGTACAGAAAAGGAAaagattaaatattattatggcAATTGTGCAGAGACAGAATGCTTGAGCAAACTCCTGTTTAATGATCAATTCATGCGAGAGAATATCAAAATTAGAAGTTATATACCTGATGAAATTAACAGGTTAAAAAACTCTACCAAGGAATCCTTGCTAAATGAGCTTGCTTCGATACCTTCTCTCAGCAATTTGAATGACCTTCTATCGTTTGACCCAAACTAAGTCCCTGATTAGGACAAAAAGTTTACACAGCCTGATTCCatcttttccaaaaaaaaaaataataataattttctctAGTTCTGAAGCCAAAAGCAACTCAAGAATCTCATACAGGGAAAAAGGTTTGTGAGTGCATTCTTTGATGTACCTCTacatgcaaacaaacaaacaaacaaacattttttttttttaaatgtgtgagtATGATGTATAATTTTCAGTATTTTAAAACATCATGCATAGACTTGAGTGTTGTACTTGTATCTAAAACAGTGCAATGTATCATTGTGTCATTTTATTTTCCCCACATACTATGATTATAGTGTGATCATTTCCTCAGAAATTTCACGAACACGGAGCACATTCTAGAACCCCATACAGAGTTCAAGCAGATTAGTACATTGCGTGCATTGTTATGTTGACTACAGGGCGCAAGGCACACCTTGATTTCTGGTTAAACCTGAATGTGTTTCCATTTAATTTGAGCTCTAATACATGTCTCCACTCATCCAATAATTACTGGATATGATTAGTAATGTTCTAAGCTGTATTGTGTAATTATGGaaataaatcatgttttatttataagaaTGTTCTTTGTCTTTATTATATAGTAGAGTATTAAGAGAAATGATGAGAGATGGGGGAATGGGATCAGACCAGACTAACATCTTGAGAGTCAACAGCTCTAATAATCCGCACTACCAAGAATATATTTGTTGATTATATATAATCCCTGTCTGAATGTATGCTTTGGTATGGTTTTAATGTGCTCAAATTTTTAGTCAACAGTATGATTTATTTGGAGGATAGAattagcaaaaaaaacaaaaaaaaaggtttttaacTGTAATGAAGGGCCagtggatccatttgcagctttattaaaataCAGCAGTATACAAACAAGGGCAAGGCAGTACCGTAAACAGGGATAGGCAAGGGTCGAGGCTGGCAGCAGAGAAACAATGTCGGGTCACAGGCAAGGATTGGGAAAGGCGGCAGACAAACACAGATCAGGGTACAGGCAGGAATCAAGGTAGGCGACAGCAGTGATAAACAGTCCAGGTAATAATGAGTCCACAGTATAATGATCACAacagcaaatcaagacttcgcgatgggtgagagtgtgtgtgtgtgatgtagtgcaggtgtgtgtgcaatcagtcccaggaatgagggcctatgggaaatggagtccgaaTGGTAGTGAATCAATATTCcggtgatggctccctccggcGGTCCGGAGGATGAACCGTGGGAGCCACATTCATGACATGAACTGTGTTTGAAACCAACTAACTAGATAAATGAAGATAAATCAAATAATatcaatgaaataataaaataaagattacagttacaattttttttttttcttaattgacTTTAGAATTGAATCCATAGTAATATATGACAACTTCCTTTGTGACAATTAGCCATGACCTTCCGTATGTGAGAGAAAAATAAGGACACAatagacaaaataaaaatctaaaaaaagatgaattatTCAGTCATTATAAGTTTCCagaaatgaccaaagagtttcgatatttttcctatttaaaacttgactgttctgtagttacatcgtgtactaagaccgacgatgaaaagttgtgattttctaggccgatatggctaggaactatactctcattctggcgtaatatcattgcacctgctgcacccatggtacggcagcacagttccttgattattacaccagaatgagagtatagttcttttaaataggaaaaatatcgaaactctttggtcatttttgagtgagatgctaacggtctaatcagattcaatgagctatgctaaaagtggtaccgccagacagATTGGCtaaatggattcaaaaacggtaaaactcaactgtttaactctaggggagttggaaaatgaaccTATTTTCAAagaaaagtggagtgttcctttaaaaacaacaacagctgGTTATACAGTaaagttatttaattttaaaccgAACACTTGTGGATAGAAATCatctgtttatttttgttgatgTCTTTGAATATATTCATCTTTACTCGGAATGAATGTTAAATGTCAAAGCAGCATATCATCAATGGGTGTAGGAAATTGCTCTCCTGTTCAGATAAGCAATTCTTAagcaacaggtgacatcaggtaaTATTTGCAATTGTTGCTGGATGGAAAAATACTGGCACATGCGCACAGGGCCAGGGCTTTGTCACCAGTCAGGAGCTTCACGTAAATGAAACTGGTTGGACAAAACCACACCTCTTTACCTCTTCAGGTGTTTTTCCACATACTGTAACCCATAGACTTTGTATTACAAGTCCAACCATCAAAAGATTGCTCGGTGAGAGAAGTTGGGTGAGTTTTGTTTTCCTTTCTTACATTTTCCACCAGAACCTGCAGTTCACTGAACCAATAACCAAATTCACTGAAAgttgtttaattttaaaatgaatttaaatgctTTACAAGGGCCTAAAAAATGGTGTACTGCTGAGATAATGGAATCGGGTTGATTCAGAGTCatattaaataaagtttttgtctttaataaaataagttattttagtTGTTGATACATAGGCTAAACACGTTTTTTTAGGTTACATGACAGTGTATGAACTTTGTCTAAGCCTTTATTCATAAACATTGTATTCTCATACAAAAAACTTAATAATtaagaaattctgaaaaaagtaaaatgttcCTTGTGACTAATCTATGACTCAGAATCGGTGATGATCTTTGCTGGGAAATTGCAGAGGCGGAAAGGGAACAGGGAAAATAATTACTCTAATGTAGTATacgtttttatttcagttttccaTCTTGATAAAATAACCgcagttaaataaaaaaaaaaactac comes from Chanodichthys erythropterus isolate Z2021 chromosome 22, ASM2448905v1, whole genome shotgun sequence and encodes:
- the LOC137012197 gene encoding transcription factor Adf-1-like gives rise to the protein MAIWNEASEDELINMIQERPGLYDITEKCYVNRVLKAELWREIENKLVISEKELKKRWDSLRTQYMRYKKQGPSGSSGAQKTGRQQWILNRLQFLEPHTKRKESTSNLMIMEPAADSDSCSPSDGTNSDTWTGTHEDPSFSDADLRSSTPLAESTICGTESTAMRKDHLQSSNIKPKPPGKRRKMQDESSSEESTNLMRTIGKTLEKLASQENTNDAISAYCKNLEHRMRNLPPHLLPHFQHEVDNCIFKYSVGHNHALDASSNQYTHL